In the genome of Bacillus sp. S3, one region contains:
- a CDS encoding TRAP transporter small permease, producing the protein MKSAFAWLDKNFEPIIMTILFYAITTLITLQVILRFFFQSGFSWAEEVSRFLFVWLMYFSISYLTRNHGHIKISFLVDLLNEKMKKVMMIIVDLIFIAFSIAIFLSAIRICQSVIEFNDRAVTVDVSMNVIYGAGLIGFALIIIRLVQGIVWKVKNFSKPMEYFENERGVYSGVNEICLLPKKSIEGGVNNDDDTFTIR; encoded by the coding sequence TTGAAAAGCGCTTTTGCCTGGCTTGATAAAAACTTTGAACCGATTATCATGACCATCTTATTTTATGCGATTACTACACTCATTACCCTGCAAGTGATCCTGCGTTTCTTCTTTCAATCTGGTTTTTCCTGGGCAGAAGAGGTTTCAAGATTTCTTTTTGTCTGGTTAATGTATTTCAGTATTTCCTATTTAACACGCAATCATGGACATATAAAAATTTCTTTTTTGGTAGATTTACTTAATGAAAAAATGAAGAAGGTCATGATGATTATTGTCGATTTAATATTTATCGCTTTTTCAATTGCTATATTTCTATCAGCTATCCGCATCTGTCAATCTGTTATCGAATTTAACGATCGAGCTGTGACAGTAGACGTTTCGATGAATGTGATATATGGCGCAGGACTCATTGGTTTTGCACTCATTATCATTCGTTTAGTCCAAGGAATTGTGTGGAAAGTAAAAAATTTCTCTAAACCGATGGAGTATTTTGAAAATGAAAGAGGCGTTTACTCAGGTGTAAATGAAATTTGCTTGCTACCAAAAAAATCGATTGAGGGGGGAGTGAATAACGATGACGATACCTTTACTATTCGGTAG
- a CDS encoding TRAP transporter substrate-binding protein, translating into MIGKKSVVLLTILALVVGMLGACSQSAGKAGGSKEGKVKIRIAHDSNVQHPAHQALLEFEKAVEAKSNGKIDVQLYPAAQMGNVSEMMEQTRRGDIEMSFGASTLFSQSIPEFSVLDSFYLFDDVSHAHRVLDGKGGQELMKVLETKGLKGLGYMEIGFRNFSNSKRPITKVEDVKGLKIRGYSPLQIKAWESLGVSLTNLAWPEVFTSLQQNLIDGQESATTSFYEAKFFEAQKYWSLTQHIYTDYLWYANKKFMDGLAPEDRKIIEGEAKKAIQLERTLIEKQEKDTLDKLSEAGIKINEVPLEERRKMGEIMNTAIKKDIINQAGQDLYDKFTAEVETQRK; encoded by the coding sequence AAAAAATCAGTCGTTTTGTTAACCATTCTTGCATTAGTTGTTGGAATGTTGGGGGCGTGCTCTCAATCTGCTGGTAAAGCGGGCGGATCAAAAGAAGGCAAGGTAAAAATCCGCATTGCTCATGATAGTAATGTGCAGCACCCGGCACATCAAGCGTTACTAGAATTTGAGAAAGCAGTTGAAGCAAAATCAAATGGAAAAATAGACGTACAGCTATACCCGGCGGCGCAAATGGGGAATGTTTCTGAAATGATGGAACAAACCCGTCGTGGAGACATTGAAATGAGCTTTGGGGCATCTACTCTTTTTTCACAATCCATCCCTGAATTTTCTGTTTTAGATAGCTTTTATTTATTTGATGATGTATCCCATGCTCATAGAGTACTAGACGGCAAGGGTGGACAGGAATTAATGAAGGTATTAGAAACAAAAGGATTAAAAGGTTTAGGTTATATGGAAATAGGATTTAGAAACTTTTCAAATAGTAAAAGGCCGATCACTAAAGTAGAAGATGTTAAAGGACTAAAAATACGAGGCTACAGTCCGCTGCAAATAAAGGCATGGGAGTCGCTCGGCGTTTCTCTTACTAATTTAGCTTGGCCGGAAGTATTTACTTCCCTGCAGCAAAATCTGATTGATGGTCAGGAAAGTGCGACTACTAGTTTTTATGAAGCAAAGTTCTTTGAAGCACAAAAATATTGGTCCTTAACACAGCATATCTATACGGATTATCTATGGTATGCGAACAAAAAGTTCATGGATGGCTTAGCTCCTGAAGATCGCAAAATCATTGAAGGCGAGGCCAAAAAGGCGATTCAGTTAGAAAGAACCTTAATTGAAAAGCAGGAAAAGGATACGCTCGATAAGCTTTCTGAAGCTGGAATTAAAATCAATGAAGTCCCATTGGAAGAGAGAAGGAAAATGGGGGAAATTATGAATACAGCGATAAAGAAAGATATTATTAATCAAGCTGGTCAAGACTTATATGATAAGTTTACGGCGGAAGTAGAAACGCAAAGAAAATAG